The window AAAGATACGAAGCCGTCGGAGTGTGAGATTGTGTTTCTGGCGGGGTGGCTGGGGCACTATGTTGCGGATGGTTCGCAGCCACTGCATACGACGATTCAGTACAACGGATGGACAGGACCGAATCCGAACGGGTATACGACGGAGCACAAGATTCATGCATTGTTTGAGTCGGTGTATGTTTCGGCGAATGTGAAGCCCGCAGATGTCGCTCCGCTGATTGCGGCAAAGCCGGTGGTGGTGGGAGATATATTTACCGATTACATGGCTTATCTGCGGCATACGAACTCCCTGGTGGAGAAGACGTATCAGTTGGAGAAGACTGGAGCCTTTGCGGGCACTGGGACGCCGGAGGGTAAGGCTTTCACCGATGAGCGACTGGCTGCGGGAGCAACTGAGCTGAGGGATTTGATCTATTCTGCATGGGTGAAAAGTGCGGAACCGCTGCCACCTTCCAAGTGGGCGGATTAGTCTTCGTCTAGGGCAGGATTGGGTATTGATGGCGTTCCACACGTTTGAGCAGCCTTCGGAAAAACGGCGTCAGGGCGAGCGCGAAGATGGGAATTGCGACTGCGGCCAGGATTG is drawn from Edaphobacter lichenicola and contains these coding sequences:
- a CDS encoding phospholipase C/P1 nuclease family protein, with amino-acid sequence MKSLVGLVRVAAAVALLPVMLVQQGLAWGRDGHMMINRLAGAALPSDVPEFLRSKQALDALEYYGPEPDRWKSPLEPELNAAGFSEHFIDLEWADLVGELPRKRYDFVRALAFAQKSHPDLALTPEKVGLQPYVTVEVWERLKSAMRDYRQLVLDHKDTKPSECEIVFLAGWLGHYVADGSQPLHTTIQYNGWTGPNPNGYTTEHKIHALFESVYVSANVKPADVAPLIAAKPVVVGDIFTDYMAYLRHTNSLVEKTYQLEKTGAFAGTGTPEGKAFTDERLAAGATELRDLIYSAWVKSAEPLPPSKWAD